From the Paraburkholderia sp. PREW-6R genome, one window contains:
- a CDS encoding helix-turn-helix domain-containing protein has translation MPHMNLDTARVTWLHTPALNVRTAARRIGVLLFDGFWLLGPGTVVEMFQTANELSGSRAGEEPPYEIQFLSLDGGSVASSSSARIWTDRIDSRYTNGFDVLFIAGGYGAHVASRDERMLNWLRTVQPRTRAIETIGEGRLVLDAAAPAEQDGLQINRLLGNAPADTSFNASNDRHDCARSALMFIKRDLGAELARSVADRVMPGMAATWVPLPAEGGTLSVAEKIRAAARWMEANCDRPVSVADAAQVAAMSERNFLRRFKHEMHVTPSDYLLQVRLRIACNFLTETELPVDKIARRSGTGNGDRLAKIFRKRMALSPTEYRARSRAASEA, from the coding sequence ATGCCGCACATGAACCTTGATACTGCGAGGGTTACCTGGTTGCACACGCCGGCTTTGAACGTTCGTACTGCAGCGCGGCGAATTGGTGTGTTGTTATTCGACGGCTTCTGGCTGCTCGGGCCGGGCACAGTAGTCGAGATGTTCCAGACCGCGAACGAACTGTCCGGCTCGCGTGCCGGTGAGGAACCGCCTTACGAAATCCAGTTTCTGTCGCTCGACGGCGGCAGCGTCGCCAGTTCGTCGTCGGCGAGAATCTGGACCGATCGCATCGACTCGCGTTACACGAACGGCTTCGATGTGCTGTTTATCGCGGGTGGTTACGGCGCGCACGTGGCCTCACGTGACGAACGCATGCTGAACTGGCTGCGCACCGTGCAGCCACGCACACGCGCAATCGAAACGATTGGCGAGGGGCGGCTCGTACTGGACGCCGCGGCGCCCGCCGAGCAGGATGGGTTGCAGATCAACCGCCTGCTCGGAAACGCTCCGGCGGACACTTCTTTTAACGCATCGAACGACCGGCACGACTGCGCGCGCAGTGCGCTGATGTTCATCAAACGCGATCTCGGCGCGGAACTCGCGCGCAGTGTCGCCGACCGGGTAATGCCTGGCATGGCTGCGACGTGGGTGCCGCTGCCGGCGGAAGGCGGTACGCTGAGCGTCGCCGAAAAGATTCGTGCGGCCGCGCGCTGGATGGAAGCCAACTGTGATCGCCCGGTGTCGGTGGCGGACGCAGCGCAGGTGGCGGCCATGAGCGAGCGTAATTTCCTGCGCCGCTTCAAGCATGAGATGCACGTTACGCCGTCGGATTATCTGTTGCAGGTCCGGTTACGTATTGCGTGCAATTTCCTCACCGAGACCGAACTGCCCGTTGACAAGATCGCACGGCGCAGCGGCACCGGCAACGGCGACCGCCTTGCGAAGATCTTCCGCAAGCGCATGGCGCTTTCTCCCACCGAGTATCGCGCCCGTAGCCGGGCAGCCAGCGAGGCTTGA
- the rfbC gene encoding dTDP-4-dehydrorhamnose 3,5-epimerase, whose amino-acid sequence MGNKVMEASLPEVKLIEPEVFCDEFGFCFESFSADEFTDEVSLGFNFVQDRHLRAVRGVLRGLHYQVQRPQGRLIRVVAGEVFDVAVDVRLNSPTFGKWTGTYLSATNFRQVWVPPGFAHGFVVLSDVAECLWKTTEYWFPELERCILWNDPDIGIDWPIESPPTLGAKDAAGRRLYEAENIA is encoded by the coding sequence ATGGGCAACAAGGTAATGGAGGCGTCATTGCCGGAGGTGAAGCTCATCGAGCCAGAGGTCTTTTGCGATGAATTCGGTTTCTGCTTTGAAAGCTTTAGCGCGGACGAGTTTACCGACGAGGTATCGCTCGGTTTCAACTTCGTGCAGGACAGGCATCTGCGTGCGGTGCGCGGCGTGTTGCGCGGTCTGCACTATCAGGTTCAGCGTCCGCAGGGGCGGCTGATTCGCGTGGTGGCAGGAGAAGTATTCGACGTGGCGGTCGATGTGCGACTCAACTCGCCAACCTTCGGCAAGTGGACCGGCACCTATCTGAGTGCCACGAATTTCCGGCAGGTGTGGGTGCCGCCCGGATTCGCACATGGGTTCGTGGTGCTATCCGACGTGGCAGAGTGCCTGTGGAAAACTACCGAATACTGGTTTCCCGAACTGGAGCGCTGCATTCTGTGGAACGATCCCGATATCGGCATTGATTGGCCGATCGAATCGCCGCCCACGCTCGGTGCGAAAGACGCCGCCGGCCGGCGTCTTTACGAGGCAGAAAATATTGCGTGA
- a CDS encoding DUF1328 domain-containing protein, giving the protein MLRYAAIFLVIAIIAAVFGFGGIAAGATEIAKVLFFIFVVIFLVTLLMGVMRR; this is encoded by the coding sequence ATGCTTCGATACGCTGCAATTTTCCTCGTTATCGCGATCATCGCCGCGGTGTTCGGCTTCGGCGGCATTGCCGCCGGCGCAACGGAAATCGCCAAAGTGCTGTTCTTCATCTTCGTCGTGATCTTCCTCGTTACGTTGCTGATGGGCGTCATGCGACGGTGA
- the wecB gene encoding UDP-N-acetylglucosamine 2-epimerase (non-hydrolyzing) — protein MPSRILSIFGTRPEAIKMAPLVKQLEACSEIESIVCVTGQHQQMLDQVLDLFAIEPHHNLALMTGNQTLNGLASRLIAALEDVLAAVAPDRVLVHGDTTTASAAALAAFHRRIPVGHVEAGLRTGNLMQPWPEEMNRRVVDVMSDLMFAPTASSKANLAREALHGKVIVTGNTVIDALNLTTERIDGDATLRAELDARFPFLDGALPVLLVTGHRRESFGAGFANICAALADLAKTNAVQIVYPVHLNPNVRGPVQESLGDARNVHLIEPLDYLGFVRLMQRASIILTDSGGVQEEAPALGKPVLVMRDVTERPEAVEAGTVRLVGTERESIVRAVTALLDSAREREAFARRINPYGDGHASQRIVAALTGRPFDEFAHGDADGTANGQVAIR, from the coding sequence ATGCCATCGAGGATTTTGTCGATATTCGGCACGCGGCCAGAAGCCATCAAAATGGCGCCGCTCGTCAAACAACTTGAAGCCTGCAGCGAAATCGAGTCGATTGTCTGCGTGACTGGCCAGCATCAACAGATGCTCGATCAGGTGCTCGATCTGTTCGCGATCGAGCCGCATCACAATCTCGCGCTGATGACCGGCAACCAGACGCTCAATGGTTTAGCCTCGCGCCTGATCGCCGCGCTCGAAGACGTGCTGGCCGCCGTCGCGCCGGACCGCGTGCTGGTGCATGGCGACACGACCACGGCGTCGGCAGCTGCGCTTGCCGCGTTTCACCGCCGCATTCCGGTAGGCCACGTCGAAGCGGGGCTTCGCACAGGCAATCTGATGCAGCCCTGGCCGGAGGAGATGAACCGCCGCGTGGTGGATGTGATGAGCGACCTGATGTTCGCGCCCACCGCCAGCTCGAAGGCGAATCTTGCACGCGAGGCCTTGCACGGCAAGGTGATCGTTACCGGCAACACGGTCATCGACGCACTGAATCTGACCACCGAGCGCATCGACGGCGACGCCACCTTGCGCGCCGAACTCGACGCGCGCTTTCCGTTCCTCGACGGCGCATTGCCGGTGCTGCTCGTGACGGGCCATCGCCGCGAGAGTTTCGGCGCGGGCTTCGCAAACATCTGCGCGGCGCTCGCTGATCTCGCGAAAACCAACGCGGTGCAGATCGTCTATCCAGTCCATCTGAATCCGAACGTGCGTGGCCCCGTGCAGGAATCGCTTGGCGACGCGCGTAACGTGCACCTGATCGAGCCGCTCGATTACCTCGGTTTCGTGCGCCTGATGCAGCGCGCGTCGATCATTCTGACCGACTCGGGTGGCGTGCAGGAAGAGGCGCCGGCGCTCGGCAAACCGGTGCTGGTCATGCGCGACGTGACCGAGCGTCCTGAAGCCGTGGAGGCCGGCACGGTGCGTTTAGTTGGCACGGAGCGCGAGTCGATCGTGCGGGCGGTAACCGCGCTACTCGACAGCGCACGCGAGCGCGAAGCCTTCGCGCGCCGCATCAACCCGTATGGCGATGGCCACGCGTCGCAACGGATCGTCGCGGCGCTGACCGGGCGTCCGTTCGACGAATTTGCGCACGGCGATGCCGACGGCACCGCGAACGGCCAGGTCGCCATTCGCTGA